A genome region from Oenanthe melanoleuca isolate GR-GAL-2019-014 chromosome 2, OMel1.0, whole genome shotgun sequence includes the following:
- the ZFPM2 gene encoding zinc finger protein ZFPM2 isoform X3 → MDLNNNTLKTKASVPMVLTAGPKWLLDVTWQGVEDNKNNCIVYSKGGQLWCTTTKAISEGEELVAFVVDFDSRLQAASQMTLTEGMYPARLLDSIQLLPQQAAMASILPTAIVNKDIFPCKSCGIWYRSERNLQAHLMYYCSGRQREGPQLSEETEDSAQQISSVCPFPQCTKSFSNARALEMHLNSHSGVKMEEFLPPGASLKCTVCTYTADSVINFHQHLFSHLTQAAFRCNHCHFGFQTQRELLQHQELHVSGNKIQRESDIEHSPSGNEEGLQPATDLLSRNDVPQSQKTMQTKDASSDTELDKCEKKAPLFLPNQRPETQPAANKQSFSYTKIKSEPSSPRLASSPVQPNIGPSFPMGPFLSQFAFPQDITVVPQASEILAKMSELVHRRLRHGSSNYPPVIYSPLMPKGATCFECNITFNNLDNYLVHKKHYCSSRWQQMAKSPDFSSVPEKMPEAVSPSNGQSSINILNPAPHTSDPENQLLQTSCLNSSNVLDLIGPNNKSHEKDFTAQPKKLSTASNGDEKINGKPSDVKNPNAPLVEGESDPNKTTCEACNITFSRHETYMVHKQYYCATRHDPPLKRSASNKVPAMQRTMRTRKRRKMYEMCLPEQEQRPPLVQQRFLEVANLGNPCTSTQESTEGLGECYHPRCDIFPGIVSKHLETSLSINKCVPVSKCDTAHSTVSCLEMDVPIDLSKKCLPPSERTSASPKRLLDYHECTVCKISFNKVENYLAHKQNFCPVTAHQRSDLGQLDSKVFQNPESERNSPDVSYERSIIKCEKNGNSKQSSPNGNLFSTHLATLQGLKVFSEAAQLIATKEENKHLFLPQCLYPGAIKKAKGADQLSPYYGIKPSDYISGSLVIHNTDLDQSTNTESESPKGQAPSNGCAVQKKESLPLLPKNRGMVIVNGGLKQEERPAANPQQENISQNPPHEDGHKSPSWISENPLATNENVSPAIPTAEEQLSSIAKGVNGSTQAPTSGKYCRLCDIQFNNLSNFITHKKFYCSSHAAEHVK, encoded by the exons GAGGGCAGCTCTGGTGTACCACGACCAAGGCCATCTCAGAGGGTGAAGAGCTGGTCGCCTTTGTAGTGGATTTTGACTCCAGGCTGCAAGCCGCCAGCCAGATGACTCTGACGGAGGGCATGTACCCCGCCCGCCTGCTGGACTCCATACAGCTGCTCCCGCAGCAAGCTGCCATGGCATCGATCTTGCCTACAGCTATTGTGAACA AGGACATATTCCCTTGTAAGTCCTGTGGCATTTGGTACCGGAGCGAGCGGAACCTGCAGGCCCATCTCATGTATTACTGCAGTGGGAGGCAGAGAGAGGGGCCACAGCTGTcagaggagactgaggacagTGCTCAGCAGATATCCAGTGTCTGCCCCTTTCCACAGTGCACCAAAAGCTTTTCAAATGCAAGAGCTCTGGAAATGCACCTAAATTCTCACAGTG GAGTGAAAATGGAAGAATTTCTCCCACCCGGTGCTAGTCTGAAATGCACAGTTTGTACTTACACTGCAGACTCAGTGATTAACTTTCATCAGCACCTGTTCTCACATCTTACTCAAGCTGCCTTTAGATGCAATCACTGCCATTTTGGCTTCCAAACTCAGAGGGAGCTACTGCAGCACCAAGAGTTACATGTCTCTGGCAACAAAATTCAGAGAGAAAGTGACATTGAACACTCTCCAAGTGGAAATGAAGAAGGTTTACAGCCAGCAACAGACCTGTTGAGCAGAAATGATGTTCCCCAGAGCCAAAAGACCATGCAGACTAAAGATGCAAGTTCTGATACAGAGCTtgataaatgtgaaaaaaaggCTCCACTTTTCCTTCCAAACCAGAGGCCAGAAACCCAGCCTGCTGCAAATAAGCAGAGTTTTTCATAtaccaaaataaaatctgaacCATCCAGTCCAAGACTTGCTTCATCGCCAGTTCAGCCCAATATTGGTCCTTCTTTCCCAATGGGgccttttctttcccagtttgCTTTTCCCCAAGACATCACTGTGGTTCCTCAGGCTTCAGAGATATTAGCCAAAATGTCAGAACTGGTCCATCGAAGGCTGAGGCATGGAAGTAGCAATTATCCACCTGTAATTTACAGTCCTTTGATGCCTAAAGGGGCTACGTGCTTTGAATGCAACATAACATTCAATAATTTGGACAACTATTTGGTACACAAAAAGCATTACTGCAGCAGCCGATGGCAGCAGATGGCAAAGTCACCAGATTTTTCCAGTGTTCCAGAAAAAATGCCTGAAGCTGTAAGTCCCAGTAATGGTCAAAGCTCTATAAATATCCTGAATCCAGCTCCTCACACGTCAGATCCAGAAAATCAGCTTCTGCAGACATCTTGCTTAAACTCTTCCAATGTTTTAGATTTGATTGGGCCAAACAATAAAAGTCATGAAAAAGACTTTACTGCACAGCCGAAGAAGTTGTCAACTGCAAGCAATGGTGATGAGAAGATAAATGGAAAACCTTCTGATGTGAAGAATCCCAATGCTCCCTTAGTAGAGGGGGAGAGTGACCCTAACAAGACCACGTGTGAAGCTTGTAATATTACTTTCAGCAGACACGAGACCTACATGGTCCACAAGCAGTATTACTGTGCCACTCGGCACGATCCCCCGCTGAAGAGATCCGCTTCCAACAAAGTGCCTGCCATGCAGAGAACAATGCGAACTCGGAAGCGAAGGAAGATGTATGAGATGTGCTTGCCAGAGCAAGAGCAGAGGCCACCACTAGTTCAGCAGCGATTTCTGGAAGTTGCTAATCTTGGCAATCCCTGTACATCTACTCAAGAGTCAACAGAGGGCCTTGGAGAATGTTACCACCCACGATGTGATATTTTTCCAGGAATAGTCTCTAAGCATCTGGAAACATCACTGTCTATTAACAAGTGTGTTCCAGTTTCAAAGTGTGATACTGCCCACTCCACCGTGTCTTGCTTGGAGATGGATGTGCCAATAGATCTCAGTAAAAAATGCTTACCCCCGTCAGAGCGGACATCCGCTTCTCCCAAAAGGCTGCTGGACTACCATGAGTGCACCGTATGCAAGATCAGTTTTAACAAGGTGGAAAACTACCTGGCTCACAAGCAGAAtttttgtcctgtcactgctcatCAGCGTAGTGACCTGGGACAACTCGACAGTAAGGTGTTTCAAAACCCAGAAAGTGAAAGAAACAGCCCAGATGTCAGTTATGAGAGAAGCATAATCAAATGTGAGAAAAATGGAAACTCCAAACAGTCCTCTCCTAATGGAAACTTATTTTCCACACACTTAGCAACACTTCAAGGACTGAAAGTCTTTAGTGAAGCGGCCCAGCTTATTGctacaaaagaagaaaacaaacatttgttTCTTCCACAATGCCTTTACCCTGGAGCAATAAAGAAAGCTAAAGGAGCAGACCAGCTTTCTCCATATTATGGAATAAAGCCAAGTGATTACATTTCTGGTTCTCTCGTCATTCATAATACTGATTTAGATCAAAGCACAAATACAGAAAGTGAATCTCCTAAAGGCCAGGCGCCTTCAAATGGATGTGCTGTGCAGAAGAAAGAATCTCTTCCACTACTGCCCAAAAACCGAGGCATGGTAATAGTTAATGGGGGACTAAAACAGGAGGAAAGACCTGCTGCTAACCCACAGCAAGAGAACATTTCCCAGAATCCTCCACATGAAGATGGGCACAAGTCTCCTTCTTGGATCTCTGAGAATCCCTTAGCTACAAATGAAAATGTCTCTCCAGCAATTCCTACAGCAGAGGAACAGTTGTCTAGTATAGCTAAAGGCGTGAATGGCTCTACCCAGGCTCCAACCAGCGGAAAGTATTGCCGACTGTGTGACATCCAGTTCAACAATCTCTCAAACTTTATAACTCATAAGAAGTTTTATTGCTCTTCACATGCAGCAGAACATGTCAAATGA